A single window of Leopardus geoffroyi isolate Oge1 chromosome D4, O.geoffroyi_Oge1_pat1.0, whole genome shotgun sequence DNA harbors:
- the LOC123593099 gene encoding spermatogenesis-associated protein 31E1-like, translating to MISLICGIKNQNKQTKQSKTQTHRCKEEIGAYQGEDCGSWGETRSYRAGGEGLWSSLLFFCPLPLPQGPFVTRPRLCDVSLGLLSPSTSSALSCARTVVGSGTNASSKEMENILFTLRSISAGWLSSSLPSWTTQTIFCFLCGLSFFLLLISCFQTDPTSSAPRRKRRSSRKQVAPWRRSTRGKKSEILKAYRNCLQELEGVRDLVSLLQSHLGRLSDQGGLQQLLGQEAPGAAGKAAPAGAHQPRGQPVRDAAPARAPTASPTLSQHPPLLASILPVGPQEDQSNLKRTPADTVTESSPPGNSHLAPLVPAVSGLGHASYPILSLSWWWESTKSWFFPIWAQRECHQQHLTCHPKEALSWGGPSKRQIETRNPSFVNPDIQKLLEILITKRAEQKIWKEKERDGSVVKQLDSDNPLNFGGTLWKLLGAEQDTTTPRSFWHRKNKLEKLPSPRRLSFPKVLEGNSQQKCSQLFWGLPSLHSESLKAPALASSSQLHVPSVLFNVISNCLPILIQQQISSQFPPAPPLPCRGIQPQPSTPTVSQPQAHLAPSVPIRPTSPPPQMRTYGVSGPPSQKKTPSFIPTEIQPREQPLLQKQPEGERTLPLVLKISPKFLSSIPPKLLQDSQASEAHESVSIFHRDFVICDIQKQNLQRRLSKDKHQGSLAHKVQVSLDPMWPQGEFPGVSQAQDKQGLSRSFASKSKSSQATQRTRSRHPRSSRRKGRARFQLKDNFGMGLQRCLRRIPTDLSRVSANFPVKVPGTSSEKDLERYLMRTLKTDSGKYLARSPDKKRVEKTLKVHLCKKLGQISEGLIPVSVRRSWLVANHILPKCHTHTEIRNLAPLKGRKPCINTSHELSFLNSLTQQMLEAHIIRFRVKHKWGPPLRAFESINLKPYEAQPLPFPRSPSPCLATCVSGAHSKAKFYKFLGKPPQPYPGEKGIADESLPTSGSSQPAPSPPSEEIQKSLEGTSPGDSHEPSEAALPGQEGSSPSPTFTLSLINRTPQSETVMGAKKGNLEPSLSSEIARNELRAKRGAQASQEKVAILEMKSRSQSSGAEEARETMEAEKAPAWKVILGPRVLANSQTSYVDRRRLGSPGTSKSPSPPTELVAQEPKEPILKTKVAIKFGLQEKEESEGQPQGCATGVLQASPHNIALQDFVTGILVQDRDTGVLLQDSHTDVFLAEDILKSPSGSQGQYSSRDTPASLVPETDLISSRPRSQGQQEPSIPKADEPRKSQSKMTASTGERKDQKGPKLEGNGKAFLELRASQASRLSHPPQVTGTGDSLGSKCL from the exons atgatttcacttatatgtggaatcaaaaaccaaaacaaacaaacaaaacaaagcaaaactcagACTCATAGATGCAAAGAAGAGATTGGTGCCTATCAAGGGGAGGACTGTGGAAGCTGGGGGGAGACGAGGAGCTacagggctgggggggaggggctgtggtcCAGCCTGCTcttcttctgtcccctccccctccctcagggGCCCTTTGTGACCAGGCCACGGCTCTGTGATGTGAGCCTGGGGCTCTTGTCCCCAAGTACAAGCTCAGCGCTCAGTTGCGCGAGGACAGTAGTGGGATCAGGAACTAACGCTTCgagtaaggagatggagaataTTCTCTTCACTCTGAGAAGCATTAGCGCTGGTTGGCTGagctccagcctcccctcctggACAACCCAGACCATCTTCTGCTTCCTGTGTGGACTGTCGTTCTTCCTCCTGTTGATCTCCTGCTTCCAGACGGACCCAACATCCTCAGCACCACGAAGGAAAcgcagaagcagcagaaag CAGGTGGCGCCATGGCGAAGGAGCACCAGAGGCAAGAAAAGCGAGATCCTGAAAG CTTACAGAAACTGCCTGCAGGAGCTGGAAGGGGTTCGGGACCTGGTTTCCCTTCTGCAGAG CCACTTGGGGCGGCTCTCTGACCAGGGAGGCCTTCAGCAGCTCTTGGGGCAAGAAGCCCCTGGGGCCGCCGGCAAAGCAGCACCTGCCGGAGCCCATCAGCCCCGCGGGCAGCCCGTGAGAGATGCCGCGCCCGCCAGGGCCCCGACGGCGTCCCCCACTCTCAGCCAACACCCTCCACTCCTGGCCTCCATCCTACCAGTAGGACCTCAAGAAGACCAATCTAACTTAAAGAGAACCCCAGCGGACACAGTCACAGAGAGCTCACCTCCAGGCAATTCCCATTTGGCACCTCTCGTTCCAGCTGTCTCGGGCCTTGGCCATGCAAGCTACCCCATCTTGTCCTTGTCCTGGTGGTGGGAAAGCACCAAGTCCTGGTTCTTCCCCATTTGGGCACAGCGCGAGTGCCACCAACAACACCTGACCTGCCACCCAAAAGAGGCCTTGTCCTGGGGTGGCCCTTCCAAAAGGCAGATAGAGACTCGTAACCCCTCATTTGTCAACCCGGACATCCAGAAGCTGCTGGAGATACTCATCACCAAAAGGGCGGAACAGAAGatttggaaggagaaagaaagggatgggTCAGTTGTGAAGCAGTTGGACTCAGACAACCCCTTGAACTTTGGGGGGACTTTGTGGAAGTTGCTGGGTGCTGAGCAGGACACCACAACCCCACGATCCTTCTGGCACCGGAAAAACAAACTCGAGAAGCTGCCCAGTCCTCGGCGGCTGTCATTCCCCAAGGTCTTGGAGGGCAACTCACAGCAGAAATGCAGCCAGCTCTTCTGGGGTCTCCCCTCTCTGCACAGTGAGTCCCTCAAGGCCCCTGCCTTGGCCTCTAGTTCTCAGCTACACGTTCCCTCTGTTTTGTTCAATGTTATCTCTAATTGCTTGCCAATTCTAATTCAGCAGCAAATATCTTCACAgtttccccctgccccacccttgcCCTgccgtgggatccagccccaacCCTCCACGCCAACCgtgtcccagccccaggcccaccTTGCACCCTCTGTCCCAATCAGACCTACTTCTCCTCCACCCCAGATGAGGACCTATGGGGTATCTGGCCCTCCATCCCAGAAGAAGACACCATCTTTCATTCCAACTGAAATTCAACCTCGGGAACAGCCCTTGTTGCAAAAGCAACCAGAAGGGGAAAGGACATTACCCTTAGTGCTGAAAATATCTCCCAAATTCTTAAGCAGTATCCCTCCTAAGCTTCTCCAGGACAGCCAGGCCTCTGAGGCCCACGAGTCAGTTTCCATCTTTCACAGGGATTTTGTCATCTGTGATATCCAGAAGCAAAACCTTCAAAGGAGGCTTAGCAAGGATAAACACCAGGGCAGTCTGGCCCACAAGGTCCAAGTGTCTCTGGACCCGATGTGGCCTCAGGGTGAATTCCCAGGGGTGAGTCAGGCACAGGACAAGCAGGGGCTCTCAAGGTCCTTTGCATCTAAATCCAAAAGCAGCCAGGCCACACAGAGGACCAGGTCCAGACACCCTAGAAGTTCCCGTAGGAAGGGCCGAGCAAGGTTTCAACTAAAGGACAACTTTGGTATGGGTCTACAGCGATGTCTGAGAAGGATCCCAACAGATCTCTCCAGGGTCTCGGCCAACTTCCCAGTGAAGGTTCCAGGAACTAGCTCTGAGAAGGATTTAGAAAGATACTTGATGAGGACCTTGAAGACGGACTCAGGAAAATACTTGGCTAGGAGCCCAGATAAGAAGCGTGTAGAAAAAACCTTGAAAGTTCATTTGTGCAAGAAATTGGGACAGATCAGCGAGGGTTTGATCCCCGTGAGTGTACGTCGATCCTGGCTAGTGGCCAACCATATTTTGCCCAAGTGCCACACTCACACGGAAATCAGAAATTTAGCACCCTTGAAGGGTCGGAAACCCTGCATAAACACCTCCCATGAGCTGTCTTTCCTTAATTCTCTCACTCAACAGATGCTGGAAGCACACATCATAAGGTTTCGGGTGAAGCATAAGTGGGGCCCACCCCTCCGAGCCTTTGAGTCCATAAATCTCAAGCCATATGAAGCTCAACCCTTGCCTTTTCCCCGGTCCCCGTCTCCCTGCTTGGCTACCTGCGTATCTGGGGCCCACTCAAAAGCCAAGTTCTACAAGTTCCTGGGAAAACCTCCTCAGCCCTATCCGGGAGAAAAGGGGATAGCAGACGAGTCTCTTCCCACCTCAGGGAGTTCCCAgcctgccccctcacccccatctgAGGAAATCCAGAAATCCCTGGAAGGAACCTCACCAGGTGACAGCCATGAGCCCTCAGAGGCCGCTTTACCTGGACAGGAGGGCAGCTCACCTTCTCCGACCTTCACACTCAGCCTCATAAACAGAACCCCTCAGAGTGAGACAGTTATGGGGGCCAAGAAAGGGAATCTGGAGCCAAGTCTAAGTTCAGAAATAGCCAGGAATGAGCTAAGGGCGAAAAGGGGGGCTCAGGCTTCACAAGAGAAGGTAGCAATACTGGAGATGAAGTCCAGGTCCCAATCTTCAGGAGCTGAAGAGGCCAGGGAGACGATGGAGGCTGAGAAGGCCCCTGCTTGGAAAGTCATCTTAGGACCCAGGGTGCTGGCCAACAGTCAAACCAGTTATGTGGATCGGAGGAGATTGGGGTCTCCAGGGACTAGTAAAAGCCCCTCACCACCTACAGAGTTGGTTGCCCAAGAGCCAAAGGAACCAATCCTTAAAACAAAGGTGGCTATTAAGTTTGGGCTCCAAGAGAAGGAAGAGTCAGAGGGCCAGCCTCAAGGCTGTGCCACTGGTGTACTTCAAGCTTCTCCCCATAACATCGCCCTTCAAGACTTTGTCACCGGCATTCTTGTCCAAGACCGTGACACCGGTGTGCTCCTGCAAGACTCTCACACTGATGTTTTCCTTGCTGAAGACATCTTGAAGTCACCCTCCGGTTCCCAGGGTCAATATTCCAGCAGGGACACACCAGCTTCCCTGGTGCCAGAAACTGACCTGATATCCAGCCGACCACGCAGCCAGGGGCAGCAGGAGCCCAGTATACCAAAAGCTGATGAGCCACGTAAGAGCCAGAGCAAGATGACTGCCTCCACTGGTGAGAGAAAAGACCAGAAGGGTCCCAAACTAGAAGGGAATGGAAAAGCGTTTCTAGAACTGAGGGCTTCCCAAGCCAGTAGGCTGAGCCACCCTCCCCAGGTTACAGGAACAGGGGACAGCCTTGGGAGCAAATGCCTCTAG